The following are encoded together in the Nocardioides thalensis genome:
- a CDS encoding antibiotic biosynthesis monooxygenase, producing MSEPVTFVNVVDVDPAKQQEVIDLLVEGTEQVMSKRPGFISVTLLASLDKSRVINVARWESAADVKATQSDPAAAEYAKRAAALAQATPGLYTVVGEFTG from the coding sequence GTGTCCGAACCCGTCACGTTCGTGAACGTCGTCGATGTCGATCCGGCCAAGCAGCAAGAGGTGATCGACCTGCTGGTCGAGGGCACGGAGCAGGTGATGTCGAAGCGGCCTGGCTTCATCTCGGTCACTCTGCTGGCGAGCCTCGACAAGAGCCGGGTCATCAACGTCGCCCGCTGGGAGAGTGCCGCCGACGTCAAGGCCACCCAGTCCGACCCCGCGGCGGCCGAGTACGCGAAGCGCGCCGCCGCGCTCGCCCAGGCCACACCGGGGCTCTACACGGTCGTCGGCGAGTTCACCGGCTGA
- a CDS encoding LysR family transcriptional regulator, which yields MNLVHLKVLVAVARHGSVTAAARELHYSQPSASHHLSRLEADLGVNLVQRVGRGIRLTPEGRLLADRAAEILGRVDAATNELAAQVGLQAGQVRLAANASVLSTLVPQALGALSLAHPGIQVSLVDRHPVESLEMLRHGEVDVAVVFRHTDSPEEDQAVRLLHLCDDPTYLVSQQPDDDLDNHRHSDWIGGCDRCQEELFAVCRRQGFIPQIASLSDDMVVVQSMVAAGLGVTTLPGLALRAHRRADVHTTELVDHHRRIYAATYGEPPDPPAVAAVTAALRQAASTLAEPAI from the coding sequence GTGAACCTCGTCCACCTCAAGGTGCTGGTGGCCGTCGCCCGACACGGGTCGGTGACCGCGGCCGCGCGGGAGCTGCACTACTCCCAGCCGTCGGCGAGCCACCACCTGTCCCGGCTCGAGGCGGACCTCGGGGTCAATCTCGTCCAGCGGGTCGGCCGAGGGATCCGCCTGACCCCGGAGGGGCGGTTGCTGGCCGACCGGGCGGCCGAGATCCTGGGACGCGTCGACGCGGCGACCAACGAGCTCGCGGCCCAGGTGGGCCTCCAAGCCGGGCAGGTCCGGCTGGCCGCCAATGCGTCGGTCCTGAGCACCCTCGTGCCGCAGGCGCTGGGCGCGCTGTCGCTGGCGCATCCCGGCATCCAGGTGAGCCTGGTGGACAGGCACCCGGTCGAGTCCCTCGAGATGCTGCGACACGGGGAGGTCGATGTCGCGGTCGTGTTCCGCCACACCGACTCTCCCGAGGAGGACCAAGCGGTCCGCCTCCTCCATCTCTGCGACGACCCCACCTACCTCGTCAGCCAGCAGCCCGACGACGACCTCGACAACCACCGGCACTCCGACTGGATCGGTGGATGCGACCGGTGCCAGGAGGAGCTGTTCGCCGTGTGCCGACGACAGGGCTTCATCCCGCAGATCGCCTCCCTCAGCGACGACATGGTGGTGGTGCAATCGATGGTGGCGGCCGGTCTCGGCGTCACGACTCTGCCCGGGCTGGCGCTCCGGGCGCATCGTCGGGCCGACGTCCACACCACCGAGCTCGTCGACCACCATCGCCGGATCTACGCCGCCACCTACGGTGAGCCGCCCGACCCGCCCGCCGTCGCCGCCGTCACGGCGGCGCTCCGGCAGGCGGCCAGCACCTTGGCCGAACCGGCGATCTGA
- a CDS encoding nuclear transport factor 2 family protein has translation MSLSTTPREVATAFVKAFASRQMEDAAEWVADEVAFTSPRVQIRGRDAYLAAVGEFSGVVTGLDLLETFGDESRAMLLYDMHTAPFGVIRAADLYVVQDGLIVRNDLLFDTAAMRPTSSVEG, from the coding sequence ATGTCCTTGTCCACGACGCCCCGTGAGGTCGCCACCGCCTTCGTGAAGGCGTTCGCATCGCGCCAGATGGAGGATGCCGCGGAGTGGGTGGCCGACGAGGTGGCCTTCACCAGCCCCAGGGTGCAGATCCGTGGCCGCGATGCCTACCTCGCAGCGGTCGGCGAGTTCTCCGGGGTCGTCACCGGGCTGGACCTGCTCGAGACCTTCGGCGACGAGTCGCGCGCGATGCTGCTCTACGACATGCACACCGCACCGTTCGGCGTGATCCGCGCGGCCGACCTCTACGTCGTGCAGGACGGGTTGATCGTCAGGAACGACCTGCTGTTCGACACCGCTGCGATGCGGCCCACGAGCTCCGTCGAGGGCTGA
- a CDS encoding LysE family transporter: MPSSSQWAAFLVASFLFIQVPGPSLLFMLGRALTVPLREALLSVVGNASGLLAQAVLVAVGLGALVTTSATAYSIVKIAGAAYVVWLGVQAIRHRGDARVALESGQRPPERARTALMTGFVVGVTNPKTVLFFVAFLPQFTSSSAPTAPQIALLGLVFALMELVSDSAWATLAGKARAWLARRPRRLDAAGAAGGIMMIGLGATLVTTS, encoded by the coding sequence GTGCCTTCATCCAGTCAGTGGGCGGCATTCCTCGTCGCCTCCTTCCTCTTCATCCAGGTCCCAGGGCCGAGCCTGTTGTTCATGCTCGGTCGGGCCCTGACGGTGCCGCTGCGCGAGGCCCTTCTCTCGGTGGTCGGCAACGCCTCCGGGCTGTTGGCGCAGGCGGTCCTGGTGGCGGTCGGCCTCGGCGCGCTGGTGACGACGAGCGCCACGGCGTACTCGATCGTCAAGATCGCCGGCGCGGCGTACGTCGTGTGGCTCGGTGTCCAGGCGATCCGTCACCGGGGCGACGCCCGGGTCGCGCTGGAGTCCGGCCAGCGGCCGCCGGAGCGCGCTCGCACGGCGTTGATGACCGGCTTCGTCGTGGGCGTCACCAACCCCAAGACCGTGCTCTTCTTCGTGGCCTTCCTGCCGCAGTTCACCTCGAGCTCAGCCCCGACCGCGCCCCAGATCGCCCTCCTGGGTCTGGTGTTCGCCCTGATGGAGCTCGTGTCGGACAGCGCGTGGGCGACGCTCGCCGGCAAGGCTCGCGCGTGGCTGGCACGGAGGCCTCGCCGTCTCGACGCCGCGGGTGCCGCCGGCGGGATCATGATGATCGGTCTCGGGGCGACCCTGGTCACGACGTCGTAG
- a CDS encoding TIGR03086 family metal-binding protein codes for MTRAQQTTRPLLLVAGAGAYLERAVDELRDDELARPTPCARWTVADLLVHVGDSLDVLRATHDTSRAEVPPLGTDATSLEHGIRVRVTATVQAAYAASPRTTVDIGDRQLPEELLQAVTALEMGIHGWDIVSARGIARAMPASLASGLLQVALTTVPADDRGGQFGPPSRAPEGAPPVQRLLAWLGRADPSPGPAPEPARRKAPATEVYPSEALRTCPPAAQHPEE; via the coding sequence GTGACCCGCGCCCAGCAGACCACGCGACCGCTGCTGCTGGTGGCCGGCGCGGGCGCCTACCTCGAGCGGGCGGTCGACGAGCTCCGCGACGACGAGCTCGCCCGGCCGACGCCGTGCGCGCGCTGGACGGTAGCCGACCTCCTCGTCCACGTAGGGGATTCGCTCGACGTCCTGCGGGCCACCCACGACACCTCCCGCGCGGAGGTGCCACCGCTAGGGACGGACGCGACGTCGCTGGAGCACGGCATCCGGGTCCGTGTCACCGCGACTGTGCAGGCGGCGTACGCCGCGAGTCCCCGCACCACCGTCGACATCGGAGACCGGCAGCTGCCCGAGGAGCTCCTGCAGGCAGTCACGGCGCTCGAGATGGGCATCCACGGCTGGGACATCGTCTCGGCGCGAGGGATCGCCCGCGCGATGCCCGCCAGCCTCGCCTCAGGGCTGCTCCAGGTCGCGCTCACGACCGTCCCCGCCGACGACCGTGGCGGCCAGTTCGGACCGCCCTCGCGGGCACCCGAGGGAGCGCCGCCGGTCCAGCGACTGCTCGCGTGGCTGGGACGAGCGGACCCGTCGCCGGGTCCTGCGCCTGAGCCAGCGCGACGAAAAGCGCCCGCCACCGAGGTCTATCCCTCAGAAGCCCTGCGCACGTGTCCACCCGCTGCACAACACCCCGAGGAGTGA
- a CDS encoding response regulator transcription factor — protein sequence MTTSHRDGPIKVLLVDDEELVRSGFRLLLELEDGIEVVAEASNGTEAVDRARATRPDVVVMDIRMPGGDGIRATAEIAGTRGLEGTRILILTTYETDDYVYDALEAGASGFLLKDAGPAELLHAIRVIAAGEALLAPRITRRLISQVTAARKATAAAEERLAVLTQREREVLALVGRGLSNDEIGADLYLSPATARTHVSNAMGKLGARDRAQLVVIAYETGLVTTGDD from the coding sequence ATGACGACGAGCCACCGCGACGGGCCCATCAAGGTGCTGCTGGTCGACGACGAGGAGCTGGTCCGCTCGGGGTTCCGGCTGCTGCTCGAGCTCGAGGACGGCATCGAGGTGGTCGCCGAGGCGAGCAACGGCACGGAGGCGGTCGACCGCGCCCGCGCGACGCGGCCGGACGTGGTCGTCATGGACATCCGGATGCCGGGAGGCGACGGGATCCGCGCGACGGCCGAGATCGCGGGGACGCGCGGGCTCGAGGGCACCCGGATCCTGATCCTCACGACCTACGAGACCGACGACTACGTCTACGATGCGCTCGAGGCCGGCGCGAGCGGGTTCCTGCTCAAGGACGCCGGCCCCGCCGAGCTGCTCCACGCGATCCGGGTGATCGCCGCCGGCGAGGCACTGCTGGCGCCCCGGATCACCCGACGCCTGATCAGCCAGGTGACCGCGGCGCGGAAAGCGACCGCCGCGGCCGAGGAGCGGCTCGCCGTGCTCACCCAGCGCGAGCGGGAGGTCCTCGCCCTCGTCGGCCGCGGTCTGAGCAACGACGAGATCGGGGCTGACCTCTACCTCAGCCCCGCCACGGCCCGGACCCACGTCAGCAACGCCATGGGCAAGCTGGGGGCCCGGGACCGGGCCCAGCTGGTGGTGATCGCCTACGAGACCGGCCTCGTCACGACCGGCGACGACTGA
- a CDS encoding M48 family metallopeptidase encodes MTTLEASNDTVAPPLPPVKDLRHRAEVPMLVTGIILLAVALVVMVVMVIDGLGAPGWLRSAVVVAVVGPIFASLVFSRYLYWSTISNAVEVTSQQLPQLHALFVEQAAKLGMTPDGSGMHKTPRLYLVNGNGVMNAYATKCRIRRGYVMIYSDLLDLAYEHGHFDLMRFVLSHELGHHHCGHTQFRRLMLSPVLRPLQLWPSFQRAQEYTADRVGAFLALEGAPKMVGLYAGKHMQKEVDLDAYFASVADHKDGFWLKVANFRADHPVGFRRMTTLRRMQTEGWDVHGTFL; translated from the coding sequence ATGACGACACTCGAGGCATCCAACGACACAGTCGCGCCGCCCTTGCCGCCGGTGAAGGACCTCCGGCACCGGGCCGAGGTGCCGATGCTGGTGACCGGGATCATCCTTCTCGCCGTGGCGCTAGTGGTCATGGTCGTCATGGTGATCGACGGCCTCGGTGCGCCCGGGTGGCTGCGCAGCGCGGTCGTGGTTGCTGTCGTGGGTCCGATCTTCGCGAGCCTGGTGTTCTCGCGGTACCTGTACTGGTCGACGATCTCCAACGCCGTTGAGGTCACCTCGCAACAGCTGCCGCAGCTGCACGCGCTGTTCGTGGAGCAGGCCGCCAAGCTGGGGATGACGCCCGACGGGTCGGGCATGCACAAGACACCGCGGCTCTACCTGGTCAACGGCAATGGCGTGATGAACGCCTACGCCACCAAGTGCCGGATCCGCCGCGGCTACGTCATGATCTACAGCGACCTCCTCGACCTCGCCTACGAGCACGGTCACTTCGACCTGATGCGCTTCGTGCTCAGTCACGAGCTCGGCCACCACCACTGCGGCCACACCCAGTTCCGCCGGCTCATGCTGTCGCCCGTGCTTCGCCCGCTCCAGCTGTGGCCGTCGTTCCAGCGGGCCCAGGAGTACACCGCCGATCGGGTCGGCGCCTTCCTCGCGCTCGAGGGTGCTCCGAAGATGGTCGGTCTGTACGCCGGGAAGCACATGCAGAAGGAGGTCGACCTCGATGCTTACTTCGCCTCCGTCGCCGACCACAAGGACGGCTTCTGGCTCAAGGTCGCCAACTTCCGTGCCGATCACCCCGTCGGCTTCCGCCGGATGACCACCCTGCGCCGGATGCAGACCGAGGGCTGGGACGTGCACGGCACGTTCCTGTGA
- the sigJ gene encoding RNA polymerase sigma factor SigJ — protein MPRQSEPPEFVDAIRERSVLLGLAYRLLGSIADAEDAVQETYIRWYRLTEQERREVAHPRAWLIKTASRIGLDMLKSARARREQYVGEWLPEPVPAAGRWSSQQTESVADPADRVTLDDSVSMAVLVVLEAMTPAERVAFILHDVFHYSFSEIATIVGRTPGAARQLASSARRRVREQQRRPVPPSEHAAAVQSFKAAWQNGDLAGLIEVLDPDSTAITDGGGIVSAALEPLRGPVAIAHFLMGVYERQPDLTIREELVNGELGLVATDTQDRTLAVLALSTTAAGKVDQVWAIRNPQKLEVWARG, from the coding sequence ATGCCTCGACAGTCCGAGCCTCCCGAGTTCGTCGACGCGATCAGGGAGCGGAGCGTGCTGCTGGGCCTCGCCTACCGTCTCCTCGGCTCCATCGCCGACGCCGAGGACGCCGTGCAGGAGACCTACATCCGCTGGTATCGCCTCACGGAGCAGGAGCGGCGAGAGGTGGCCCACCCTCGGGCGTGGTTGATCAAGACCGCCAGCAGGATCGGTCTCGACATGCTGAAGTCGGCGCGCGCTCGCAGGGAGCAGTACGTCGGTGAGTGGCTGCCCGAGCCCGTCCCCGCGGCGGGCAGATGGAGCAGTCAGCAGACGGAGTCAGTGGCCGACCCCGCCGACCGGGTGACCCTGGACGACTCCGTGTCGATGGCCGTCCTCGTGGTCCTCGAAGCGATGACCCCGGCCGAGCGCGTCGCGTTCATCCTCCACGACGTGTTCCACTACTCGTTTTCCGAGATCGCCACGATCGTCGGGCGCACCCCGGGAGCAGCCCGCCAGCTCGCGTCCTCCGCACGACGCCGCGTGCGCGAGCAACAGCGCCGTCCCGTACCGCCGTCCGAGCACGCTGCAGCAGTCCAGTCGTTCAAGGCGGCATGGCAGAACGGCGACCTCGCCGGCCTGATCGAGGTCCTCGACCCGGACTCCACCGCCATCACCGACGGCGGCGGCATCGTGTCGGCGGCGCTCGAACCCCTTCGCGGACCCGTGGCCATCGCGCACTTCCTCATGGGCGTCTACGAGCGGCAACCCGACCTGACCATCCGCGAAGAGCTCGTCAACGGCGAGCTCGGGCTCGTTGCGACGGACACCCAGGACCGCACTCTCGCAGTCCTCGCCCTCTCCACCACCGCTGCCGGCAAGGTCGATCAGGTCTGGGCCATCCGAAACCCCCAGAAGCTCGAGGTCTGGGCTCGCGGTTGA
- a CDS encoding aldo/keto reductase, which yields MRYRKLGRTGMDVSAYCLGAMMFGQAGNPDHDECVRMIHTALDSGINFVDTADMYSTGESEEIVGKALRGRRDEVVLATKGHFPLEEGPNRSGNSRRWITRAVEDSLRRLDTDWIDLYQIHRPDESTDIEETLSVLTDLVRAGKIRAFGTSTFSPDQVVEAQWVSERRALGRFRTEQPPYSILARGIERHLLPVTQRYGMGVLVWSPLAFGFLSGKHRLDRPVDMSAGRPALKPTHFDTTDPAVRRRLEVVERLVEVADGLGCTLPQLALAFTVAHPGVTSAILGPRTPAQLADALAGATLVLDDETLDRIDEIVPPGVDLYDPLATTPPPALEPGRRRRPRDERAVA from the coding sequence ATGAGGTACCGGAAGCTCGGGCGCACCGGGATGGACGTCAGTGCCTACTGCCTGGGCGCGATGATGTTCGGGCAGGCGGGCAATCCCGACCACGACGAGTGCGTCCGGATGATCCACACCGCCCTCGACAGCGGGATCAACTTCGTCGACACAGCGGACATGTACAGCACGGGTGAGTCCGAGGAGATCGTGGGCAAGGCGCTCCGCGGCCGTCGGGACGAGGTCGTCCTCGCGACCAAGGGCCACTTCCCCCTCGAAGAGGGCCCGAATCGCAGCGGCAACTCGCGACGATGGATCACGCGTGCGGTCGAGGACAGCCTGCGGCGGCTCGACACGGACTGGATCGACCTCTACCAGATCCACCGGCCCGACGAGTCGACGGACATCGAGGAGACCCTGTCGGTGCTGACCGACCTCGTCCGGGCCGGCAAGATCCGCGCCTTCGGCACCTCCACGTTCAGCCCCGACCAGGTGGTGGAAGCCCAGTGGGTGTCCGAGCGGCGGGCCCTCGGCCGATTCCGCACCGAGCAGCCGCCGTACTCGATCCTCGCCCGAGGCATCGAGCGGCACCTGCTGCCCGTCACGCAGAGGTACGGCATGGGCGTGCTCGTGTGGAGCCCGCTGGCGTTCGGGTTCCTGAGCGGGAAGCACCGCCTCGACCGGCCGGTCGACATGAGCGCGGGGCGACCGGCGCTGAAGCCCACGCACTTCGACACCACCGATCCGGCAGTACGCCGGAGGCTCGAGGTGGTCGAGCGGCTCGTCGAGGTCGCCGACGGTCTGGGTTGCACCCTGCCGCAGCTCGCGTTGGCGTTCACGGTCGCTCACCCCGGAGTCACGTCGGCGATCCTCGGCCCGCGGACACCCGCGCAGCTGGCGGACGCACTGGCAGGCGCGACGCTCGTCCTCGACGACGAGACCCTCGACAGGATCGACGAGATCGTGCCGCCCGGGGTCGATCTCTACGACCCGCTGGCGACGACACCGCCTCCCGCTCTGGAGCCCGGACGCAGGCGACGACCGCGGGACGAGCGCGCAGTCGCCTAG
- a CDS encoding cytochrome b N-terminal domain-containing protein: protein MSQAKETSKRATGRVTRRMDERTSIARATEPARRRVKPDHWSSLFGQIAVASFTACSLSGIFLLFFYEPSTAPVIYEGSYAGLRGVEMSRAMESTMNLSFEVRGGLLMRQLHHWSASVMIAAVMLNLLRIFFTGAFRGPRGLTWLLWFGVLLTGMGAGLSGHVLTDDARSGASLMVMDGLLKGVPVVGTRLSWLVFQGRFPTGAIDSFYPLHVAILPATILLFLLVIGRLNLRHYPARLRGRGRAGRVVARRRTGLALLESGGLFCVVLGVLTLMAATIQVNPIWTYGPANPAVASGGGGALWYLAFLDGAQRLVPPGWELVLFGRTWTPAIFVPLAVGGLFFLTAMLYPFVERRIVGDAEHRLLARPRTRPTRTGIGVAGIVFYAVPWIAAGSDVIAMRFSLSNEKLILTLQLGLILGPILGFMVTRRICLGLQHQDREIALHGYETGRIVRSPDGRFTEVHQRRQGSLAHPARDHADDERSGKTA from the coding sequence GTGAGCCAGGCGAAGGAGACGAGCAAGCGGGCAACTGGTCGGGTGACGCGGCGGATGGACGAGCGAACGAGCATCGCGCGAGCGACGGAGCCGGCGCGGCGGCGCGTGAAGCCCGATCACTGGTCGTCGCTGTTCGGGCAGATCGCGGTCGCGAGCTTCACGGCATGCTCGCTCTCCGGCATCTTCCTGCTGTTCTTCTACGAGCCCTCGACGGCACCGGTGATCTACGAGGGGTCGTACGCCGGGCTCCGGGGCGTCGAGATGTCGCGCGCGATGGAATCGACGATGAATCTCTCGTTCGAGGTTCGCGGCGGGCTCCTGATGCGCCAGCTGCATCACTGGAGCGCGTCCGTCATGATCGCGGCGGTCATGCTGAACCTGCTGCGGATCTTCTTCACCGGCGCGTTCCGCGGACCGCGCGGGCTCACCTGGCTGCTGTGGTTCGGCGTCCTCCTGACCGGGATGGGCGCCGGCCTGAGCGGTCACGTCCTCACCGACGACGCACGCTCAGGAGCGAGCCTGATGGTGATGGATGGCCTGCTCAAGGGCGTTCCGGTCGTCGGCACACGCCTCTCCTGGCTGGTGTTCCAGGGACGCTTCCCGACCGGCGCCATCGACTCGTTCTATCCGCTGCACGTAGCGATCCTGCCCGCGACCATTCTCTTGTTCCTGCTCGTGATCGGGCGGTTGAACCTCCGTCACTACCCAGCGCGGCTCCGAGGCAGAGGCCGAGCCGGACGCGTCGTCGCCCGACGGCGGACCGGCCTCGCGCTGCTCGAGAGTGGCGGCCTGTTCTGCGTCGTCCTCGGAGTGCTGACCTTGATGGCGGCCACCATCCAGGTGAACCCGATCTGGACGTACGGGCCGGCCAACCCGGCGGTCGCCTCCGGCGGGGGCGGGGCGCTCTGGTACCTGGCGTTCCTCGACGGCGCACAACGCCTGGTGCCGCCCGGCTGGGAGCTCGTCCTGTTCGGCCGCACCTGGACGCCGGCGATCTTCGTGCCGCTGGCGGTGGGAGGCCTGTTCTTCCTGACCGCCATGCTCTACCCGTTCGTCGAGCGGCGGATCGTCGGCGACGCAGAGCATCGTCTGCTCGCGCGGCCCCGCACCAGGCCCACTCGTACCGGGATCGGCGTGGCTGGCATCGTGTTCTACGCGGTGCCGTGGATCGCGGCCGGTAGCGACGTGATCGCGATGCGCTTCTCGCTGAGCAACGAGAAGCTGATCCTGACCTTGCAGCTCGGCCTGATCCTGGGGCCGATCCTCGGCTTCATGGTGACCCGGCGCATCTGTCTCGGTCTTCAGCACCAGGATCGTGAGATCGCCCTGCACGGCTACGAGACCGGCAGGATCGTCCGCTCCCCGGACGGCAGGTTCACGGAGGTTCACCAACGAAGACAGGGATCCCTCGCTCACCCAGCGAGAGATCATGCAGATGACGAACGAAGCGGCAAGACAGCGTGA
- a CDS encoding sensor histidine kinase yields MFARGAGAVRTDVLLALVVTAVQVLGVHVRGPEVNERPITDLAGLGIALLVLPGLALAVRRRWPGIVLALAALTSGAYYLLDFSDGPGWLALFIALYTVTAYGDGRRSVRIAAITIAALAAVWLVAATDIEPAQAIGWVWFRIGAAVMSAALGESSRARQVILDEAVARAELAERRREEETRARVADERVRIAREVHDTVAHAIAIVNVQAGVTAHVLDKRPDLARENLVAIEQTSSRALEEMRSILGMLRSGDDPRAPTPGLAEVDELVERAREAGLTVDRQDTGPASVTVPSAVGAAAYRIVQEGLTNVIRHVGPTRVSVGVTTEAGELCVSVVDEGPSGDAPAPGAPDPGPPAPGHGIRGMRERCELLGGRLEAGPRAGRGFEVRARIPLALRAEATA; encoded by the coding sequence ATGTTCGCGCGAGGCGCAGGAGCGGTGCGCACGGACGTCCTGCTCGCGCTGGTCGTCACGGCGGTCCAGGTGCTGGGCGTGCACGTCCGCGGTCCGGAGGTCAACGAGCGCCCGATCACCGACCTGGCCGGTCTCGGCATCGCCCTGCTCGTCCTCCCCGGGCTCGCGTTGGCCGTACGGCGCCGCTGGCCGGGCATCGTCCTCGCGCTCGCGGCGCTCACCAGCGGCGCTTACTACCTCCTCGACTTCTCCGACGGCCCCGGCTGGCTCGCGCTCTTCATCGCCCTCTACACGGTGACCGCGTACGGCGACGGTCGCCGCTCGGTGCGGATCGCGGCGATCACCATCGCCGCGCTCGCTGCCGTCTGGCTGGTCGCGGCCACCGACATCGAGCCTGCGCAGGCGATCGGATGGGTGTGGTTCCGGATCGGCGCCGCCGTCATGTCCGCCGCGCTGGGCGAGTCGAGCCGGGCGCGGCAGGTCATCCTCGACGAGGCGGTGGCGCGGGCCGAGCTCGCGGAGCGCAGACGCGAGGAGGAGACCCGGGCGAGGGTCGCCGACGAGCGGGTGCGGATCGCCCGCGAGGTCCACGACACCGTCGCCCACGCGATCGCGATCGTCAACGTGCAGGCCGGCGTCACGGCTCACGTCCTCGACAAGCGGCCCGATCTCGCCCGGGAGAACCTCGTCGCCATCGAGCAGACCAGCTCGCGGGCCCTGGAGGAGATGCGCTCCATCCTCGGGATGCTGCGCAGCGGCGACGACCCGCGGGCGCCGACGCCGGGACTGGCGGAGGTCGACGAGCTCGTCGAGCGCGCCCGCGAGGCGGGGCTGACGGTCGACCGGCAGGACACCGGCCCGGCGTCCGTCACGGTGCCGAGCGCGGTGGGTGCGGCGGCGTACCGGATCGTCCAGGAGGGCCTGACCAACGTGATCCGTCACGTCGGTCCGACCCGGGTGAGCGTCGGCGTGACGACCGAGGCCGGCGAGCTGTGCGTGTCGGTGGTCGACGAAGGCCCGAGTGGCGACGCGCCGGCACCCGGCGCCCCGGACCCCGGTCCCCCGGCACCGGGCCACGGGATCCGCGGCATGCGCGAGCGCTGCGAGCTGCTCGGCGGCCGGCTCGAAGCGGGGCCCAGGGCGGGTCGCGGCTTCGAGGTGCGCGCCCGCATCCCCCTGGCGCTACGCGCAGAGGCGACGGCATGA
- a CDS encoding hotdog fold thioesterase, with the protein MPDLFDPTTIGLPEAQGVLAAQPFSRLLGARLTSFGEGEAVLEIDITDHHRQQFGLVHGGVLAYCADNVLTFAAGTVLGPSIVTSGLSVTYLAAAREGTLRATAKVIAHDRRRAVASVVIDEIGADGSVRTCATAQGSAVASAPRSGALADT; encoded by the coding sequence GTGCCCGATCTGTTCGACCCCACGACGATCGGTCTGCCAGAGGCACAGGGGGTGCTGGCGGCACAGCCCTTCAGCCGGCTCCTCGGTGCCAGGCTGACCAGCTTCGGCGAGGGCGAGGCGGTGCTCGAGATCGACATCACCGACCATCACCGCCAGCAGTTCGGCTTGGTGCACGGCGGCGTGCTCGCCTACTGCGCCGACAACGTGCTGACCTTCGCCGCGGGCACAGTGCTCGGCCCCAGCATCGTCACCAGCGGCCTCAGCGTCACCTATCTCGCAGCGGCCCGCGAGGGAACCCTGCGCGCCACCGCCAAGGTGATCGCACACGATCGGCGTCGCGCGGTGGCCTCGGTGGTCATCGACGAGATCGGAGCCGACGGCAGCGTGCGCACCTGCGCCACGGCCCAGGGCTCCGCGGTCGCCTCCGCACCGCGGTCCGGGGCGCTCGCGGACACGTGA
- a CDS encoding RNA polymerase subunit sigma-70 — MQMPAVELDDLTRYRGEILAHCYRMSGSIHDAEDLTQETLLRAWRALDSFEGRSSIKTWLYRIATRVCLTALEKRARRPLPSGLNPPSTTPEAELEPGEDLPWLTPFVTSTAASEPEAIADQNADIRLAFVVALQHLAPRQRAALLLCDVLGLKPAEVGQVLDMSTAAVYSALARARRTLDGAGVRDREEHPTYADEPRIRAVVDEYVAAFADADLHRLAELLRQDVRLEMPPRLEWFSGRDAVLAFLDRRILTSANRWHLEPAVANGQPAALCYVRTSDGSYRPHAVHVLDVRDGRITRIVAFNDERLVAARRSEAS; from the coding sequence ATGCAGATGCCCGCCGTCGAGCTCGACGACCTGACCCGGTACCGGGGAGAGATCCTCGCCCACTGCTACCGGATGTCCGGCTCGATCCACGACGCCGAGGACCTGACGCAGGAGACGTTGCTCCGTGCGTGGCGGGCCCTGGACTCCTTCGAGGGGAGGTCGTCGATCAAGACGTGGCTGTACCGGATCGCCACTCGCGTGTGCCTCACCGCACTGGAGAAGCGTGCCCGGCGCCCTCTTCCCTCCGGCCTGAACCCACCGTCGACCACTCCGGAAGCGGAGCTCGAACCGGGAGAGGACCTGCCCTGGCTCACCCCCTTCGTCACGTCGACCGCGGCGTCCGAGCCGGAGGCGATCGCCGACCAGAACGCCGACATCAGGCTTGCCTTCGTCGTCGCGTTGCAGCATCTCGCGCCACGACAGCGCGCCGCGCTGCTGCTCTGCGACGTCCTGGGCCTCAAGCCCGCCGAGGTCGGTCAGGTCCTCGACATGTCCACCGCAGCGGTCTACAGCGCTCTCGCCCGAGCCCGGCGCACCCTCGACGGCGCAGGGGTCCGCGATCGGGAGGAGCACCCGACGTACGCCGACGAGCCACGGATCCGCGCGGTCGTCGACGAGTACGTGGCGGCCTTCGCCGACGCCGACCTGCATCGCCTCGCGGAGCTGCTGCGACAGGACGTCCGGCTCGAGATGCCGCCGCGGCTCGAGTGGTTCTCGGGCCGCGACGCGGTCCTGGCGTTCCTCGACCGGCGGATCCTCACCTCAGCGAACCGCTGGCACCTCGAGCCTGCCGTCGCCAACGGCCAGCCGGCGGCCCTCTGCTACGTCCGCACGTCCGACGGCAGCTATCGGCCGCACGCCGTACACGTCCTCGACGTGCGCGACGGCCGCATCACGCGGATCGTCGCCTTCAACGACGAACGACTGGTCGCCGCACGACGCAGCGAGGCTTCCTGA